A window of Pullulanibacillus sp. KACC 23026 genomic DNA:
TGCCTTCCTTGTTTTTTACACAAGTCAGATACGTGGCACTGGCTATTACATTTAATATTTCCGTTTCCTTATTCGGTGGAACAACTCCACTGTTTACGGCGTGGCTAATAAAAGTAACAGGAAACAAGATGATTCCAGCTTATTACATGATGGCTGCTTGTCTCATCGGCTTTGTCACCATGCTGTTTGTAAAAGAAACGACTGGAAAATCACTGCGGGGTTCAGCCCCAGCAGTCGAGGAAAAACACGAGGCAATGGATATTTTAGAGACTCTCGAGGATCCAGACAAGGACTTATGGTGGAAAGAAGAAGGCAAATCAATTGTAGAAAAAATGTCTGACTCCGAAAAAGATAACTAATTTAATTGAAAAAGTCGTGAGTATCCCATTATGCTCACGACTTTTTCTTAAACGGTTTATGAAGCTTTTTTCAGCCTCTCCCTTTCACTTGCAGGTCGAAATTTTTCTAAAATAAGCCCCACAAGTAATCCCACAACTGCAGGAATGACCCAGTCTAGACCAACTGATGCAAGCGGCAGTCTGCCAAGCAGAGCATCAATAGGGCTCCATTTTAGGTCGAATGCTTTCAAACCATCCAGCACACTAACAATACCAGTTAGAAGCATGGCGCAAGCATAGACCTTTTGGGCACCTCCGAAGTAACGATGAAAGATCGACAGGACGACCAGAACAATCGTTAACGGGTAAGCCATATCCAAGAATGGAACAGAAATGGTAATAATTTGATTCAATCCAAGGTTCGCGATTAGCAAACTTCCCAACGTTATAACAGTGACAATCAATCGGTAGCTTAATTTCGGAGCGATTTTCGAAAAATACTCCCCGCAGGCGATCGTTAACCCGACACAGGTAGTAAAACAAGCGAGTGTAAAAATAAAACCTAGCAAGATTTTCCCGGCCGTTCCTAAAAGCAGAGTAGAAGCAGTGGACAAAAGAGCCGTTCCATTGTCGAAGGAACCGTAGCCACCCATTTTGGCTCCAAGAAGTCCGATGATGACATAGACGAGCGCTAACGCAGAACCCGCAACGAGTGCCGCTTTGATCGTAGATGCTATTAATTGTTTTTTCTCACTAACACCCTTTTGCTTAATAGTCGTTAAAATAACAATTCCAAATGCAAGAGCCGCTAACGCATCCATTGTCGAATACCCATCAATAAATCCTTTAAATAATGAAGCGGTATGATAGTTGGCCGTTGGTGCATTAAATGGCTTGTGTAATTTAACAAACCCTGTCACACAAAGAACAACAATCGATAATAATAAGGTTGGCGTAATGAAACGACCCATATAATCCACCATTTTTGTTGGGTTTAAGCTTAACAGATAGACTAATAAAAAGAAAACAACGGTAAAGCCAAATAAAATAAGGGATGAATTCACAGAGGAACCGACAAACGGCTTGATCCCCATCTCAAATGCCACATTCGCATTTCTTGGAATCCCAAAGAATGGTCCAATCGACAAATAAACAATAA
This region includes:
- the brnQ gene encoding branched-chain amino acid transport system II carrier protein, producing MKRKETFFVGLMLFSMFFGAGNLIFPPFLGIGAGTSFWPAIIGFIITGVGLPLLVIVAISLVKDGANSLGNRVHPWFGTIFTIIVYLSIGPFFGIPRNANVAFEMGIKPFVGSSVNSSLILFGFTVVFFLLVYLLSLNPTKMVDYMGRFITPTLLLSIVVLCVTGFVKLHKPFNAPTANYHTASLFKGFIDGYSTMDALAALAFGIVILTTIKQKGVSEKKQLIASTIKAALVAGSALALVYVIIGLLGAKMGGYGSFDNGTALLSTASTLLLGTAGKILLGFIFTLACFTTCVGLTIACGEYFSKIAPKLSYRLIVTVITLGSLLIANLGLNQIITISVPFLDMAYPLTIVLVVLSIFHRYFGGAQKVYACAMLLTGIVSVLDGLKAFDLKWSPIDALLGRLPLASVGLDWVIPAVVGLLVGLILEKFRPASERERLKKAS